In a genomic window of Scyliorhinus torazame isolate Kashiwa2021f chromosome 5, sScyTor2.1, whole genome shotgun sequence:
- the LOC140419855 gene encoding uncharacterized protein has translation MGKPWKCGDCGKGYKAPSELEAHRRSHTGERPFTCSKCGKGFTQFSHLQTHQRVHTGQRPFTCSQCGKRFTQLSHLQSHQRVHTQERPFTCSQCAKAFSHLSNLRVHQRIHTGEKPFICSQCGKGFSDSSTLRTHHRAHTGEKPFICPQCGKGFTHVSNLRVHQRVHTGERPFTCSQCGKGFIDSSTLRTHQRVHTGERPFICSQCGKGFSDSSSLQTHLRVHTGERPFTCSHCDKAFSDPSHLRRHQQVHK, from the coding sequence AtggggaaaccatggaaatgtggagactgtgggaagggatacaaagccccatcggagttggaagctcatcgacgcagtcacactggggagaggccgttcacctgctctaagtgtgggaagggattcactcagttctcccacctgcagacacaccagcgagttcacactgggcagaggccgttcacctgttctcagtgtgggaagcgattcactcagttatcgcacctgcagtcacaccagcgagtacacacacaggagaggccatttacctgctctcagtgtgcgaagGCATTCTCTCACTTATCCAACTTACGGGTAcatcaacgaattcacactggggagaagcctttcatctgctcccagtgtgggaaggggttcagtgattcatccaccctgcgaacACATCATCGAGCTCACACAGGGGAAAAGCCATTcatctgccctcagtgtgggaaaggattcactcacgtATCCAACCTGcgggtacaccagcgagttcacactggggagaggccatttacctgctctcagtgtgggaaggggttcattgattcatccaccctgcggacacatcagcgagttcacaccggggagaggccattcatctgctctcagtgtgggaagggatttagtgaTTCATCGTCGCTGCAGACACAcctacgagttcacaccggggagaggccatttacctgctctcactGTGACAAGGCATTCAGTGATCCATCCCACCTGCGGAGGCACCAACAAGTCCACAAGTGA